Proteins co-encoded in one Arachis stenosperma cultivar V10309 chromosome 7, arast.V10309.gnm1.PFL2, whole genome shotgun sequence genomic window:
- the LOC130940626 gene encoding vicianin hydrolase-like: protein MGTVYCALPKPIMEVIVPTLLLCLLTLVAGGTPSSSPTPSIQPTHYTSTFNRSLFPPDFLFGVGTSAYQVEGAADIDGRGASIWDTFTKQHPEKIWDKSNGNPGAGFYHHYKDDIKVVKEMGLDSFRFSISWSRIFPKGKGAINPLGVKFYNNVIDEILANGLKPFVTLFHWDLPQALEDEYGGLLSPKVVEDFREYADFCFKTFGDRVKHWVTLNEPLSYSTNGYNGGTFAPGRCSNYVGNCSAGNSATEPYIVAHHFILSHAAAVRVYKTKYQAHQKGQIGVTLVTHYFEPKNNNDADRQAATRALEFMLGWYAHPITYGDYPASMRSSVGERLPKFNKSESQMIKGSYDFLGVNYYSTYYAENAAPTTNKSFFTDMLATLSNDRNGVTLGKSTDLGWLYVYPRGIHGLATYIMKTYKNPPVYITENGVAQSRNDSIPIDVARKDGIRIRYHDNHLKFLLQAIKEGANVKGYYAWSYSDSYEWDAGYTVRFGLIYVDFKNNLKRYPKYSAFWLQKFLLK from the exons ATGGGCACAGTTTATTGTGCATTACCAAAACCAATAATGGAAGTTATAGTCCCTACCCTCCTACTCTGCCTCCTAACCCTTGTGGCTGGTGGCACACCATCTTCGTCTCCAACCCCAAGTATTCAACCGACCCACTATACTTCAACATTCAATAGAAGTCTTTTTCCTCCTGATTTTCTATTTGGTGTTGGTACTTCTGCGTACCAG GTGGAGGGAGCTGCCGATATTGATGGCAGAGGAGCGAGTATTTGGGACACTTTCACAAAGCAGCATCCAG AGAAGATATGGGATAAGAGTAATGGTAATCCTGGAGCTGGTTTTTATCATCACTACAAG gATGACATAAAAGTGGTGAAGGAGATGGGGCTGGATTCCTTCAGATTCTCCATCTCATGGTCCAGAATATTTCCGA AGGGCAAAGGAGCAATCAATCCCTTGGGGGTCAAATTCTACAACAATGTCATTGATGAGATCCTAGCAAATG GTTTAAAACCATTTGTGACTCTGTTTCATTGGGATCTCCCACAAGCTCTTGAAGATGAGTATGGGGGACTTCTTAGCCCTAAAGTAGT GGAAGATTTCCGAGAGTATGCTGATTTCTGCTTCAAGACATTTGGTGACCGAGTGAAACATTGGGTGACACTGAATGAACCATTGTCATATTCCACGAATGGCTACAATGGTGGAACATTTGCACCAGGAAGATGCTCTAACTACGTTGGGAATTGCAGTGCCGGTAACTCAGCCACTGAGCCTTACATCGTTGCACACCACTTCATCCTTTCTCATGCCGCTGCTGTCAGAGTATACAAGACCAAATACCAG GCTCATCAAAAAGGACAGATTGGAGTCACCTTAGTGACTCACTACTTTGAACCAAAAAACAACAATGATGCTGATCGCCAGGCTGCAACTCGAGCTCTGGAATTTATGTTAGGATG GTATGCTCATCCGATCACATATGGTGACTATCCAGCAAGCATGAGATCTTCAGTTGGAGAAAGACTCCCAAAATTCAACAAATCTGAATCCCAAATGATTAAGGGTTCATATGATTTTTTGGGTGTCAATTATTATAGCACTTATTATGCTGAGAATGCTGCACCAACAACCAACAAAAGCTTCTTCACAGATATGCTAGCCACTCTTAGTA ATGATAGAAATGGTGTAACTCTTGGAAAATCG ACTGATTTGGGGTGGCTGTATGTGTATCCAAGGGGAATTCATGGTCTTGCGACATACATAATGAAAACCTACAAGAATCCCCCAGTCTACATCACTGAAAATG GGGTTGCCCAATCGAGGAATGACTCTATACCAATTGACGTAGCACGAAAGGATGGAATCAGGATTAGATACCATGATAACCATCTCAAATTCCTTCTTCAAGCCATCAA AGAGGGTGCTAACGTGAAAGGCTACTATGCATGGTCATATTCCGACAGCTATGAATGGGATGCTGGCTACACAGTTCGATTTGGTCTCATATATGTGGATTTCAAgaataatttgaaaagatatcCAAAGTACTCTGCTTTTTGGCTGCAAAAGTTCCTTCTCAAGTGA